From a region of the Notolabrus celidotus isolate fNotCel1 chromosome 14, fNotCel1.pri, whole genome shotgun sequence genome:
- the brca2 gene encoding breast cancer type 2 susceptibility protein, translated as MDLPSKNMYDTFKDGIWRDLGLLDPDWFEALTAQTCNNEENVSDQDDLCANQEGHFKAPFDKTAVSADSQLFSTPKVFRHRPAVSPETENEQSFTAEQEKDKWTATESPCLFQMCKEEVPVAKYGSIQPQSLDSFDLLQTPQKSPTSYARQISESLGAQFHPDMTWTSSLNTPTGAPSTLILTKPEESPCPQSLSAERNVVLVRELFPSLSNASRVGEGSPENAGKPIVHQGVCSPEFVEDPECHNSPTNHLNQSDVNWKEKLPPAIEDGELHTTVASLLEGTENVPSVYFTNSNSALRKVKTDGNKRKRITPGCSTTDVSMTDNAASREQETADQEPGKVHSSPPVKACDNGITQWSPLSLSEIPSCTASCFDNSTAVQVKNNIFTEQLLKDSDSGAQIRKPLNITDSGLIKKRRKFIYNVKTPRQEVQGEETRCQRLVSPQKIPDSGNDLNMKQLGKAPVEADCCSINEMQKQDILTEESLPPPAQVDDQDLDMSQLCRDFAQDLNEMSDPTQPSKAAAVDIPQNVFSPSACLSAMKQAKQKAKQTNNHLDCDGISDRRHYSTTTQNNPISEVTVSDSGFQSAVTDTSHMTAPSFAVPSSDNICQSQECSGIKDDIHGTTPFLFANKENGKMHLDDILQEAETDAKLSSAIKESQLLGPDRESELHIKNTSTRLPSRAKGTLNNIDCSSPNGQICGSLPERTALSLPPAQASGFKTASNKGIHISSANLQKAKRLFEETEGERTFSDQPMKSGHDTKNENLKSHETVKKTTSNSNQPPSSSEKLTDTSFQLSASQKADVSELCTLLEEADSQFEFTPFKTAKPKQHCQDETASHQNADKELDPDFLAGIDFDDSFSLDAEKHQAVTVMHQNINLVSDGKNSRETSNVTSKSASLSAMAEDKSSPEDVSALSKPISEGGGSIMSAKVKYVNKAEHTEISTPECNNPPTLGVGFKTAGGNVVRVSKKCLSKAKALFADLEENLVTSQNSPGMQSKGTDAEAQHKQRRDNHSANVVNHKEDNAAFTFGGNNPAGRIQNCLTSTEESVCRDEQLTDMRGDDARRSFKNSTMDSNSCQGGFQMASGKGISITAKALQEANAFFKECDITDSNSSMSAKPSKKIEPLCKSVQRSGFRDTLALMNAAGPHGSLSSSAKTLSSLSCTTPKNIGFSDRDKLSSGGGFCTAKGENVLVSGDAVKKAERLLSDDRTPEDKRLKQKAAHLNNQIQVTAPNSGGFQTASGKGVAISSEALKKATLLFSECEEVGDQIGAVPTHSKMPAPQPAPRKSGFLSASGKSVALSAEALQKAKALFSDISCDKEIPSVSDTRNTAKEQKSLPNTEKLHLGFSTAGGARVHVSKKHLLKAKNILKDFEDDSFSVKAMQEADEFFKDCNITDTNNAISVDHKSTAHVGDSDKKKTFSRFEDLKGTNGSEKSGSGCSEFESVTPNSKEMKPLKGKELHKGFYENMQHSADRAPSNRNLPLMTKPLASPLCTISNNVGSPAIDELSAGGGFSTASGKKVFVSGDAMAKAKSLFSESATFESTNNQLDQVKDNMPTQGGGFQTASGKGVAITSAALKKAKTLLSECDEIQDKISVKPTPTKMPDSCRPLRNHQFQSASGKPVAVSSESLQKAKALLSDISVSAEIPAASDSLSSNKKQDDAESREKKHCGFTTAGGAKVHISHNSLLKAKTLMKEFADGDLYDLSSHSTNQHDIQKLDPSKAKDVKRTLNSDLATARSKKIPPGESFPQEVKPSTSLQETGNTFETHQNSSLGSCIYNKDETPTDAEGKTSPSRVHKLHDSLREDHQTNQTTRREGSDVQRIESSALCLQSLHLSGCTETQQKILAQEALDCTRALLEDECVAGQNLCMSTEETLQQDSLKHCNTSEEEVKGRGKRLAEDPDVVGQPPLKRRLLEDFDRTVDGPKVSTLCPETSTPNGIMKDRRVFKYSSSLNPNITRPHRNGNQYTESRLQKTAPTQHSAPGGSKSAQFKTPVFVPPFLKNAKTESRKNAMLQDNIRTPPEFVPPFKKQRTIVQESSSKPQEGEDKHCSVVGMPAKSNTYVPPTKNTQSPADRSGNNEGKDDNETVALNNTTKNNLTNNQNLPAGCGSEDSAAETSHAEDMLCRSEEMLQNLHNIELARDMQDMRIRKKKRQTIRPLPGSLFLTKTSGVPRVPLKAAVNGKPPARYTQKQLYGYGVHQHVCEITSDTAESFRFRLQQFIRQEAFIDGGGVQLADGGWLIPSNDGTAGKQEFYRALCDTPGVDPKLMSEEWVYNHYRWIVLKQASKERSFPDTLGSLCLTPEQVLLQLKYRYDVELDHSRRPALRRIMEKDDTAAKRLVLCVCGVFSRGQSSKRQSLSDTKTPQGGDARVETPCAVVWLTDGWYAIKAQLDEPLTAMLHKERLAVGGKLIMHGAQLVGSQDACSPLEAPESLMLKICANSSRPARWDVKLGFQRDPRPFLLPVCSLYSNGGPVGCVDMIILRSYPIQWMERKADGGVVFRSVRAEEKEARRYNSNKQKTMEVLFTKIQAEFEKEEKGKSKPQRRRQTISRQGIKSLQDGEELYDAVGEDPAYLEAQLSEQQLETLRSYRRSLMERKQAELQDRYRQALESAENSEGGCPKRDVTPVWRLCFADSMGQPSSIYQLNLWRPTSDLQSLLKEGCRYKVYNLSASDGKKLSGNISIQLTGTKKTQFQDLQASQERLSTHFQPRVSIQFVDLQNPEFQPLCGEVDLTGFVISIIDGQGPSPAFFLADGKLNFVKVRCFSSLAQSGLEDVVKPRVLLALSNLQLRGQSTHPTPVVYAGDLTAYSTNPKEVHLRESLSQLRNLIQSQENFFLTAEEKLSYLTRSDGSHSFSSLQTGTPASLKDRRQSTKISHQVRSFGSFTPVGRNPSSTNCSTEKDPSSLKRKRALDYLSRIPSPPPLAPLGSVNSSCLKKTFNPPRRSGTPSTLKTVQTPARKPVDPPVVEEWVNDDELAMIDTQALLSGDSL; from the exons ATGGACTTACCCTCAAAGAACATGTACGACACATTCAAAGATGGAATCTGGAGAG ACCTGGGACTGCTGGACCCAGACTGGTTTGAAGCTCTGACAGCTCAAACGTGCAATAATGAGGAAAACGTCTCTGATCAAGATGACCTGTGTGCAAACCAAGAGGGACATTTTAAAGCACCCTTTGACAAAACTGCAGTCAGTGCAGACAGTCAGCTGTTTTCAACCCCAAAAGTCTTCAGACACAGACCAGCTGTGTCACCTGAGACAGAGAATGAGCAGTCGTTTACCGCTGAGCAAG AAAAAGACAAgtggacagcaacagaaagtccCTGTCTGTTTCAGATGTGTAAAGAGGA GGTCCCAGTAGCAAAGTATGGCAGTATTCAGCCCCAGAGTCTTGACAGTTTTG ATCTCCTTCAAACCCCACAGAAATCCCCT ACGAGCTATGCAAGGCAGATATCTGAGAGTCTTGGTGCACAGTTTCATCCTGACATGACGTGGACCAGTTCTTTGAATACCCCAACAGGAGCTCCATCCACCCTGATTTTGA CCAAACCAGAAGAGAGTCCCTGCCCACAGAGtctctctgcagagagaaatgttGTT CTTGTGCGGGagctttttccttctctttcgaATGCTTCCAGAGTTGGAGAGGGGTCACCTGAAAATGCTGGCAAGCCTATTGTTCACCAAG GTGTTTGTTCACCTGAGTTTGTCGAGGATCCAGAGTGCCACAACTCACCAACAAATCATCTCAATCAGAGTGATGTCAACTGGAAAGAGAAGCTACCACCTGCTATTGAAGATGGAGAACTTCATACCACTGTGGCCAGTCTTCTTGAAGGCACTGAAAATGTTCCCTCAGTGTATTTCACCAACAGTAACTCAGCACTGAGGAAAGTCAAAACTGatggaaacaaaagaaaacgaATCACACCTGGCTGCAGCACCACGGACGTCTCAATGACGGACAATGCTGCATCCAGAGAACAGGAAACAGCTGATCAGGAACCTGGCAAAGTTCACTCATCCCCACCAGTGAAAGCTTGTGATAATGGAATCACCCAGTGGTCTCCACTGAGTTTATCTGAAATCCCATCTTGCACTGCTTCTTGCTTTGATAACAGCACTGCCGTACAAgtcaaaaacaatatttttacaGAGCAGTTACTAAAAGACTCTGACTCTGGTGCACAAATCAGAAAACCTTTGAATATTACAGACTCTGGACTTattaagaaaaggagaaaattcATCTACAATGTTAAGACTCCAAGACAAGAAGTTCAAGGAGAGGAGACACGGTGTCAGAGGTTGGTCTCACCACAAAAGATTCCTGATTCAG gAAATGACTTGAACATGAAGCAGCTGGGAAAGGCCCCTGTTGAAGCAGACTGCTGCAGTATAAACGAGATGCAAAAACAGGACATTCTCACAGAAGAAagccttcctcctcctgcacaaGTGGATGATCAAGATCTTGACATGTCGCAGCTTTGCAGAGATTTTGCACAAGACTTAAATGAAATGTCCGACCCTACTCAACCCAgtaaagcagcagcagtggatatccctcaaaatgtcttctccccgTCAGCTTGTCTGTCGGCCATGAAACAAGCCAAGCAGAaagcaaagcaaacaaacaatcacCTCGACTGTGATGGGATCAGTGACAGAAGACATTATTCCACAACAACCCAAAATAACCCCATCAGTGAGGTCACGGTGAGCGACAGTGGATTTCAGTCTGCTGTTACAGATACCTCCCACATGACTGCTCCATCATTTGCTGTTCCCAGCTCAGACAACATCTGTCAAAGTCAAGAATGCTCTGGCATTAAAGATGACATCCACGGGACCACTCCTTTTCTATttgcaaacaaagaaaatggaaaaatgcATTTGGATGATATTTTACAAGAAGCTGAAACAGATGCCAAGCTATCAAGTGCAATTAAGGAAAGCCAGTTACTGGGCcctgacagagagagtgagctgCACATAAAGAACACATCAACACGACTACCCAGCAGGGCAAAGGGAACACTCAATAATATTGATTGCAGTTCACCTAATGGTCAAATTTGTGGCAGTCTGCCAGAGAGAACAGCGCTTTCTCTCCCACCCGCTCAGGCATCAGGATTCAAAACGGCTTCCAACAAAGGGATACACATTTCCTCCGCCAACCTGCAGAAAGCAAAGCGTCTCTTTGAGGAGACTGAAGGAGAACGGACTTTCAGTGATCAACCAATGAAGTCTGGCCATGACACTAAAAATGAAAATCTTAAGAGTCAcgaaacagtgaaaaaaacaacatctaacTCAAACCAGCCACCTTCTTCTAGTGAGAAATTAACAGATACCAGTTTCCAGCTATCAGCCTCACAGAAAGCAGACGTGTCTGAGCTGTGCACTCTTCTGGAAGAAGCAGACAGCCAGTTTGAATTTACACCATTCAAAACTGCAAAGCCAAAACAACATTGCCAAGATGAAACCGCCTCCCACCAGAATGCTGACAAAGAACTTGATCCTGATTTTCTTGCTGGCATCGACTTTGATGACAGTTTTAGTTTGGATGCTGAGAAGCACCAGGCAGTAACTGTGATGCACCAGAACATTAACTTAGTTTCTGATGGTAAAAACAGCCGTGAAACATCCAATGTCACAAGTAAATCTGCAAGTTTGTCAGCGATGGCAGAAGACAAGTCCTCTCCTGAGGATGTGTCTGCTCTTTCAAAGCCTATCTCTGAAGGCGGTGGCAGTATTATGTCAGCTAAAGTCAAATATGTCAACAAAGCTGAGCACACTGAAATAAGCACGCCAGAATGCAACAATCCTCCAACGCTTGGTGTGGGCTTTAAGACGGCAGGAGGAAATGTTGTGAGGGTTTCAAAAAAGTGCCTGAGCAAAGCCAAAGCTTTGTTTGCAGATTTAGAGGAAAATCTTGTGACAAGTCAAAACTCACCTGGCATGCAAAGTAAGGGAACTGATGCTGAAGCGCAGCATAAGCAGAGGAGGGATAATCACTCTGCTAATGTTGTGAATCATAAAGAGGATAATGCAGCATTCACATTTGGTGGAAATAATCCTGCAGGGAGAATTCAGAACTGTTTAACCAGCACAGAGGAGTCAGTGTGTCGGGATGAACAGCTCACTGACATGAGAGGTGACGAtgcaagaagaagtttcaaaaacagcacaatggACTCGAACTCGTGTCAAGGTGGGTTCCAGATGGCCAGTGGGAAAGGAATTTCTATTACAGCAAAAGCATTGCAAGAGGCAAATGCTTTCTTCAAAGAGTGTGACATTACCGACAGCAATTCCAGCATGTCTGCTAAACCAAGTAAGAAAATTGAACCATTGTGTAAGAGTGTCCAAAGGTCAGGTTTTAGAGATACACTGGCTTTAATGAATGCAGCCGGTCCCCATGGGAGCCTGTCTTCGTCTGCAAAAAccctttcatctctctcttgtACAACACCAAAGAACATCGGCTTCTCTGACAGAGATAAATTGAGCAGTGGTGGTGGATTCTGTACGGCAAAAGGGGAGAACGTTTTGGTGTCAGGTGATGCTGTTAAAAAAGCAGAGCGTCTTCTGAGTGATGATCGTACACCCGAGGACAAACGACTGAAACAGAAAGCTGCTCATCTCAATAATCAGATTCAGGTGACAGCTCCTAACAGTGGAGGCTTCCAGACAGCTAGTGGGAAAGGAGTTGCAATATCATCTGAAGCGCTCAAGAAAGCAACGCTACTTTTTAGTGAGTGTGAGGAAGTTGGTGACCAGATCGGTGCAGTGCCAACGCACTCCAAGATGCCAGCTCCTCAGCCAGCACCAAGGAAGAGTGGATTTCTGTCAGCCAGTGGGAAGTCTGTGGCTCTTTCAGCTGAAGCTCTCCAAAAGGCGAAAGCTCTCTTCAGTGACATCAGTTGTGATAAAGAGATCCCATCCGTTTCAGACACGAGGAACACTGCCAAAGAACAAAAAAGTCTTCCTAACACTGAGAAGCTTCATTTGGGTTTCTCAACTGCAGGGGGAGCAAGAGTCCACGTGTCAAAGAAACATCTGTTAAAAGCAAAGAACATTTTGAAAGATTTCGAGGATGATTCTTTTTCAGTGAAAGCAATGCAGGAAGCAGATGAATTTTTCAAGGACTGCAACATTACAGACACTAACAATGCCATCTCAGTCGATCATAAAAGTACAGCACATGTTGGGGACAGTGACAAGAAGAAAACCTTTTCAAGATTTGAGGATCTAAAGGGGACAAATGGCTCTGAAAAGTCTGGAAGTGGTTGCTCTGAGTTTGAAAGTGTGACTCCAAACTCTAAAGAGATGAAACCCCTGAAAGGTAAAGAGCTCCACAAAGGGTTTtatgaaaacatgcagcattCTGCAGACAGAGCTCCTTCAAATAGAAACCTGCCTTTGATGACAAAGCCCCTCGCTTCTCCATTGTGCACGATATCAAACAATGTTGGTTCCCCCGCCATTGATGAATTAAGCGCTGGTGGTGGATTCTCTACAGCGAGTGGGAAGAAAGTGTTTGTGTCTGGTGATGCAATGGCAAAAGCAAAGTCTCTGTTCAGTGAAAGTGCTACATTTGAGAGCACAAACAACCAACTGGATCAAGTAAAAGACAATATGCCAACACAGGGTGGTGGGTTTCAGACCGCCAGTGGCAAAGGAGTCGCAATTACATCTGCAGCCTTAAAGAAAGCAAAAACTCTGTTGAGTGAATGTGATGAAATCCAGGACAAAATCAGTGTGAAGCCAACACCGACTAAGATGCCGGATTCTTGTCGACCACTCAGGAATCATCAGTTTCAATCAGCCAGTGGGAAACCAGTGGCAGTGTCATCTGAGAGTCTCCAGAAGGCAAAAGCTCTCCTCAGTGACATCAGTGTTAGTGCAGAGATCCCTGCAGCTTCAGACTCACTGAGCAGTAACAAGAAACAAGATGATGCTGAGAGTAGAGAGAAAAAACATTGTGGTTTCACAACTGCAGGGGGAGCAAAAGTCCACATTTCACATAACAGTTTGTTGAAAGCTAAGACGCTTATGAAAGAGTTTGCTGATGGGGACCTTTATGATTTGAGCTCACATTCAACAAACCAACATGACATCCAGAAGTTGGATCCATCAAAAGCTAAAGATGTGAAAAGAACTTTAAATTCTGATCTCGCCACAGCCAGGTCAAAGAAAATACCTCCTGGTGAAAGTTTCCCACAGGAAGTTAAACCTTCAACTTCATTGCAAGAGACTGGAAATACATTTGAAACCCATCAGAATTCAAGTTTAGGCAGctgcatttacaacaaagatgagACACCAACAGATGCAGAGGGGAAAACGTCCCCATCCAGGGTGCACAAACTCCATGACAGCCTCAGAGAGGATCATCAAACAAATCAGACAACCAGACGTGAAGGGTCTGACGTTCAAAGAATAGAGTCTTCAGCTCTATGCTTACAGTCACTTCACCTCAGTGGCTGCACTGAAACCCAGCAGAAGATTCTGGCACAGGAGGCTCTGGACTGCACTCGAGCACTGTTAGAGGATGAATGTGTCGCTGGTCAGAATCTCTGTATGTCTACAGAAGAAACCCTGCAGCAAGACAGTTTAAAACACTGCAACACATCTGAGGAGGAGGTTAAAGGAAGAGGGAAGAGACTTGCAGAGGACCCGGATGTGGtcg GTCAGCCTCCTCTGAAGAGACGATTACTGGAAGATTTCGACAGAACTGTTGATGGCCCAAAAGTTTCAACACTCTGTCCAGAAACAAGCACCCCAAACG GCATCATGAAAGACAGGAGAGTGTTCAAGTACAGCAGCTCTCTAAATCCAAACATCACCAGACCACACAG GAATGGAAACCAGTACACAGAAAGTAGATTGCAGAAGACCGCACCAACACAACACTCGGCACCAGGAGGCAGCAAGTCGGCACAATTCAAGACGCCAGTGTTTGTACCCCCATTTCTCAAGAATGCAAAGACAGAGAGCCGCAAGAATGCAATGCTCCAGGATAACATAAGAACACCTCCTGAGTTTGTTCCCCCgttcaaaaaacaaagaactaTTGTCCAAGAGAGCTCCTCCAAACCACAGGAGGGGGAGGATAAACACTGCAGTGTTGTTGGAATGCCAGCTAAAAGCAACACTTACGTACCGCCCACTAAGAACACGCAGAGCCCTGCGGATAGATCTGGTAATAATGAAGGCAAAGATGACAATGAGACCGTGGCCTTAAACAACACTACAAAAAATAATCTGACTAATAATCAAAATCTCCCTGCTGGCTGTGGATCAGAGGACTCTGCTGCAGAGACGTCACATGCAGAAGACATGTTGTGCAGAAGTGAAG AAATGTTGCAGAATCTTCACAACATAGAGCTGGCACGAGACATGCAAGACATGAGGATCAGGAAGAAGAAGCGACAGACCATTAGACCTCTGCCAGGCAGTTTGTTTCTAACCAAGACGTCGGGAGTGCCGAGGGTACCGTTAAAGGCTGCAGTAAATGGAAAGCCTCCTGCaagatacacacaaaaacag cTGTATGGATATGGAGTTCATCAGCACGTGTGTGAGATCACCAGTGACACAGCAGAATCTTTCCGCTTCAGATTACAGCAGTTCATTAGACAGGAAGCATTTATAGATGGAGGTGGTGTTCAGCTGGCTGATGGAGGATGGCTGATCCCCAGCAATGATGGGACTGCAGGGAAGCAAGAGTTTTACAG AGCGCTGTGTGACACTCCTGGTGTGGATCCTAAACTGATGAGTGAGGAGTGGGTGTACAACCACTACAGATGGATTGTGTTGAAGCAGGCATCAAAGGAGAGATCATTTCCTGACACGTTGGGCAGCCTCTGTCTGACTCCAGAGCAGGTTCTCCTACAGCTGAAGTACAG ATATGATGTGGAGTTGGACCACAGTCGCAGGCCAGCTCTGAGAAGGATCATGGAAAAAGACGACACAGCAGCCAAAAGGCTTGTCCTATGTGTATGCGGGGTCTTCTCCAGGGGTCAGTCCTCAAAACGACAGAGTCTCAGTGACACTAAGACTCCACAAGGAGGCGATGCTCGAGTAGAAACCCCATGTGCAGTTGTTTGGCTGACAGATGGATGGTACGCCATCAAAGCACAGCTGGATGAGCCTTTGACTGCCATGCTTCACAAAGAACGCCTAGCTGTGGGGGGGAAGTTGATCATGCATGGGGCTCAGCTGGTGGGATCACAGGACGCCTGCTCCCCTCTGGAGGCCCCTGAATCTCTCATGTTAAAG atCTGCGCTAATAGCAGCAGGCCTGCACGATGGGATGTGAAGCTGGGGTTTCAAAGGGATCCACGGCCattcctgcttcctgtttgcagTTTGTACAGCAATGGAGGGCCAGTAGGATGTGTGGACATGATCATACTGAGAAGCTACCCCATACAA TGGATGGAGAGGAAAGCAGACGGTGGTGTTGTGTTTCGTTCAGTTCGTGCTGAAGAAAAGGAGGCGAGACGATACAAcagtaacaaacaaaaaaccatGGAAGTCTTATTCACCAAGATTCAAGCTGAAtttgaaaaagaggagaaag GTAAAAGCAAACCTCAACGAAGAAGACAGACGATCAGTCGTCAGGGTATCAAAAGTCTTCAGGATGGAGAAGAGCTCTATGACGCAGTGGGGGAAGACCCAGCTTATCTCGAG GCTCAGCTGAGTGAGCAGCAGCTGGAGACTCTTCGTAGCTACAGACGGTCTCTGATGGAGAGGAAGCAGGCTGAACTGCAGGATCGGTACAGACAAGCTTTAGAGAGCGCAGAGAACAGTGAAGGTGGCTGTCCCAAGAGGGACGTCACACCTGTATGGAGGCTCTGCTTTGCTGACTCCATGGGACAACCCAGCAGTA TTTACCAGCTGAATCTTTGGAGACCTACCTCTGACCTCCAGTCTTTGCTGAAGGAAGGCTGTCGTTACAAAGTCTATAACCTCAGCGCTTCAGATGGAAAGAAACTGAGTGGCAACATCAGCATTCAGCTGACcggcacaaagaaaacacagtttcaggACCTACAG GCTTCTCAGGAACGGCTATCAACACATTTCCAACCAAGGGTCTCCATCCAGTTTGTGGATCTTCAGAATCCAGAATTCCAGCCTCTGTGTGGAGAGGTTGATCTCACAGGATTTGTCATCAGTATCATCGATGGACAGG GTCCCTCTCCTGCCTTCTTTTTGGCTGATGGGAAACTGAACTTTGTTAAAGTGCGCTGTTTCAGCAGCCTGGCTCAGTCTGGCTTAGAGGATGTGGTAAAACCTCGTGTCCTGTTAGCTCTGAGCAACCTGCAGCTGAGAGGTCAGTCCACACATCCCACTCCGGTTGTGTACGCTGGAGATCTGACTGCCTACTCGACAAACCCCAAAGAGGTTCATCTACGGGAATCCCTCAGCCAACTTAGAAACCTGATACAG AGCCAGGAGAACTTCTTTCTGACTGCTGAGGAGAAGCTGTCATATTTAACCAGATCTGATGGCTCacactccttctcctctctgcagacaggaACCCCAGCTTCGTTAAAAGATAGGAGACAAAGCACAAAGATAAGT CACCAAGTCAGAAGTTTTGGATCCTTCACGCCTGTCGGCAGGAATCCTTCTTCAACAAACTGTTCAACAGAGAAAGACCCGAGCAgcctgaagagaaagagagcccTGGACTATCTCTCTCGTATTccatctccccctcctcttgccCCTCTGGGCTCAGTGAATtcttcatgtttaaaaaagacatttaacCCTCCTCGGAGGTCAGGGACACCCAGCACTTTAAAAACTGTACAGACTCCAGCTCGAAAACCTGTTGACCCACCTGTGGTGGAGGAATGGGTTAATGATGATGAGCTGGCTATGATTGATACTCAGGCCTTGCTTTCTGGGGATTCACTGTAG